One Pedosphaera parvula Ellin514 genomic window, GTCGTTGAGATAGCCGCTGTTGCCATTGCCTCCCCAGACAATCAGTTCGGTGCCGGTCCAGATGCTGGTGTGCAGCTGGCGAGGGACCGGGGCGTTGGTGTTGGACATGGGAGTCCAGGTGTCGGAAACAGGATTGTAGCGGGCGCCATCATTCAGGTATTGGGTGTGCATGCCGCCCCAGATGAGCATTTCTGTTCCTGTCCAGACACCGGTGTGAAAGAGACGAGGGGCAGGGGGGGTCACATCGCTGACGGGAGTCCAGATGTTGGAGACGGGATTGTAACGTGCGCCATTTCCAAAGTAACCGCCGACATCCCCATAGCCGCCCCAAATGATCATCTCGGTGCCGGTCCAGATGGCGGAGGGGGCGTCGCGAGGGAAGAGGGTACTGGCTGAAGGCATCGCGGTCCAGATGCAGGAGACGGGGTTTACACGCCAACCGTCGCACACATAGGGTCCATTGGCGTATCCGCCCCAGATATATACCTCGCTGCCAGTCCAGAGGGCGGGAAACCAGCGCCGCGCGGGAATGGCGGAATTACTGGGAACGGGAAACCAAGTGTTGGAGGTGGGATTGTAACGGCCACCATCGTTGTAGTAGTTGCTGCCAGCGCTACCGCCCCACACAAACATTTCGGTGCCGGTCCAGACGGCATCGTGTCCGAGACGCGCGGAGGGAGCGCCGGTGTTGGAGCGTTGCTCCCAAGCTTCGGTGATGGGGAAATTGCCGACTGGTTGATAACCGGCGTTGACCAGATTGGAGGTGTTGGCGCTGGTCGACATCACAATACCCCCACTGACAATGCCCGACTGACCGGAAGATGCGAGATTGGCGGCGGCGGCGCCGGGTGCGAGACTGGCAGAGGTAATGGTCGCGCTGGCAAGCTTGGCTCCCGTTATCGTGCCGTCAGGAACGGTGGAGGCGGTATTAGCCGACATGGCATAACCAACTGAGGTCAGTCTCTGGTCCGGAGCCAACATGTGGAATCCATTGACGCAATCGTTGAACCAGATGCGTAGCCGGACATCAGTATTGGCGAAGGGATTTGGGGGGATGGAGACCATGCTAAGTGCCGGATCTCCCAAAAAAATATGGAACAGGCCATTGGTAACGTTGAGGCCAATGGTGGAAGTTGGTTGGCTGCCGTTGCTACTGGTGGCGTCGTTGCTCCAGAACGAAAGAGAACCGTTACTATTGACGAGGGCAAATTTGAACTGACCCGTGCCAGTGAAGTTGGTGCCGTTTACGGTGACGCGGCCCTGGTAGCTGATGAGCGTCGGGACTTGTGCGAGGAGGTTGAAAGTGAAAGTAAAAAGGAGCAAGGCAATTGCGAGCGGACTAAAATGTTTGATCATAAGTGTTACGTCTCAACGGGTAATTGGATCGCACAATCAAATCCGCATGGATCGAAGAGCATCACGAGTTACCAGGGTGTTCGCGAGACGAAAGATTACGATCGGAAATTATACAGATTTGGGCTCGGGGCGGAACTGGGTGTTTACCCTATGATTAGCGGAGAACTCGGCTGCGAATTGAGATCTGGTCCGACAAAGGAAACAAACCGCGAAGATAACTGCATGGTACGTAAGTAATGAAGAAGCAGATGAATGATGACAGCTGCAGCAATTATGTTGTTTTTGAGTCATCCGGGGATTGGAGGGCGTTTGGGAGTTTATCAAGCGGTACGGGACTGAGATTTTGTCGCCGTTAAGAGGAGTAGAGTGAGAGGAGAATCAGCTCGGCTGATGCCAAAAAGGAGGCTATGGTCGCGGGTGAAACTACATATTTCGGCTTTAAAATAAGGAATTCAGATGTATGGTAACAGTCTCTTGACACGGTTTTGAGATATTCTTAATTTCTGTGAAATGAATGGAAGGGTATGTGTGAACAGCGCCTGATCAGTGGCGAATTTCCATTCGAACGCGGGGCGGCATCACTGCTGGCAGACCTGCTTTTGGGTTCTCAAGTGAAATACTGCAGGCCACCAACTTTCTACTTACACCGGGAGCCACAAGGCGAAGGAAGTTGCGAGAGCCCAATTTCAATGTCGAATGGAAATGTGGAAGCCATCGGAAGGTAAAAAAATACTCGATAACCGCGGCGATTGAGGATATGACAAGGAGCAAATTGAAAGGTTGAAGTCCGGAGTACCAATAAAAGTATCAAGGTGGTTATGAAAATAGTAAAAATTTCACCGTTGGTTTTGTTCTGCTGCGTGCTGGTGGCCGCGCTGGGGGGAACATCGTGTTCGCCGACCAAGTCGAAGGAGAAAACCGCGGGGCAAAGGATTGATGAGCGGAATCAGAGGTTAAAGTGGAGGATTGCGACCACGCTTG contains:
- a CDS encoding Kelch repeat-containing protein, which encodes MIKHFSPLAIALLLFTFTFNLLAQVPTLISYQGRVTVNGTNFTGTGQFKFALVNSNGSLSFWSNDATSSNGSQPTSTIGLNVTNGLFHIFLGDPALSMVSIPPNPFANTDVRLRIWFNDCVNGFHMLAPDQRLTSVGYAMSANTASTVPDGTITGAKLASATITSASLAPGAAAANLASSGQSGIVSGGIVMSTSANTSNLVNAGYQPVGNFPITEAWEQRSNTGAPSARLGHDAVWTGTEMFVWGGSAGSNYYNDGGRYNPTSNTWFPVPSNSAIPARRWFPALWTGSEVYIWGGYANGPYVCDGWRVNPVSCIWTAMPSASTLFPRDAPSAIWTGTEMIIWGGYGDVGGYFGNGARYNPVSNIWTPVSDVTPPAPRLFHTGVWTGTEMLIWGGMHTQYLNDGARYNPVSDTWTPMSNTNAPVPRQLHTSIWTGTELIVWGGNGNSGYLNDGARYNPVSNTWTAVSMINAPQARNDHTAVWTGTEMIIWGGFCNTNTLQNGGIYNPATDTWKPITTNGAPAARHLHTAVWTGSQMLIWGGENAGSYYNDIYSYTPPKTLYLFQKP